One window of the Carassius auratus strain Wakin chromosome 20, ASM336829v1, whole genome shotgun sequence genome contains the following:
- the LOC113120632 gene encoding GRB2-associated and regulator of MAPK protein 2-like yields the protein MEKLSASINGLSWSSVSLPLDVIVSKFRLPTLVRLSHGENVEGLSEEDVILLHSCRQWTTVTAHSLEEGHYVIGPKIDIPLQYQGKFKLLDQDRDVREPVQYFGSVEEIAGIFPDRVFVMEPITFSVKVVSGEFTEDSELYNFSLQAGDELTLMGQAELLCVQSTREKSRLTALLRRLGKAGGALGRPIRTKMPCLICMNHRTNESISLPFQCRGRFCTRSPQELQMQGGEHTVRSIIERVRLPVNVSVPSRPPRNPYDLHVIREGHRYKLLSIISKTVVLCCILRKEEVTPSHFLLLTDMPRFTLPEGLLCTDASYQQVVLQCALRCQESFDPDNYSRAVREVKTDFSEECLSPRRIRVCVQGYGRDELGTSLQRLSLCVYGGGAVTHTISHGCRDSLGDSHTLPSSDGEEREYVTPDWSTEAQEIPYEEVWTNQSSGGFGVTSESAVKAEHNLISFHSTTTSLDGMVGSTHVAMVQMEAGRVSRVSTPPPVPPKSEAVKEECRFLNAPPVPPRCAKGPAPSSPVPTRLRKAPPTQTLNPNLSFYSSGLQESSAPRSGSNSPSPDSYSLYCYPCTWADCVTSDPSVSPDPAQPAQACWSHPRGGGAYTSNILNTPLLSTDSAHKNYSTCPRPRPVAQNRFAPFGALNPFANPGHTHASSDWLTPTDRNSPTLIPDLISSTPKEPQANQGGSEGGPETPPRPVKSLEEDTVIADPASGSVTMVKGAEGGAGSSWRPPAELCWLSVEEVSSSLRFIGLSDDVIGLFSRERIDGSIFTQLTEEILSEDFKLTKLHVKKIMQFIKGWRPKI from the exons ATGGAGAAACTATCCGCGAGCATTAACGGACTCTCGTGGAGCTCCGTGTCGCTGCCGCTGGACGTGATCGTGAGCAAATTCCGCTTACCGACACTCGTGCGGCTGAGCCACG gTGAGAATGTGGAGGGTCTTTCGGAGGAGGATGTGATTTTACTTCACTCCTGCAGACAGTGGACCACCGTCACTGCCCACAGTCTGGAGGAGGGGCATTATGTGATCGGACCCAAAATAGACATCCCACTGCAGTATCAAG GGAAGTTTAAGTTACTGGATCAGGATCGGGATGTTCGTGAGCCAGTTCAGTACTTTGGAAGTGTTGAGGAAATCGCAGGAATCTTTCCTGATCGCGTGTTCGTCATGGAGCCCATCACATTCAGCGTTAAG GTGGTTTCTGGGGAGTTTACAGAGGACAGTGAGTTGTATAATTTCTCTCTGCAGGCGGGAGATGAATTAACCCTCATGGGCCAGGCAGAACTACTCTGCGTCCAATCGACTCGCGAGAAATCCCGCCTGACTGCGCTGCTACGAAGACTGGGCAAAGCAGGCGGAGCTCTGGGACGTCCCATCCGCACCAAGATGCCTTGTTTGATATGCATGAACCATCGGACCAACGAGAGCATCAGTCTGCCGTTCCAGTGCCGCGGGCGGTTCTGCACGCGTTCGCCGCAGGAGCTTCAGATGCAGGGAGGTGAACACACCGTGCGCAGCATCATCGAGCGCGTGCGTTTGCCTGTGAATGTGTCCGTGCCGTCGCGACCTCCTCGTAACCCATATGACCTGCACGTGATCCGCGAGGGCCATCGATATAAACTCCTCAGCATCATCAGTAAAACTGTTGTTCTCTGCTGCATACTTCGCAAAGAGGAAGTCACACCTTCTCACTTTCTGTTATTAACGGACATGCCGCGCTTCACTCTGCCAGAGGGTTTATTGTGTACAGACGCTTCctaccagcaggtggtgctacaGTGCGCTCTGCGTTGCCAGGAAAGCTTCGATCCGGACAATTACTCGCGTGCTGTTCGTGAGGTAAAGACGGACTTCTCTGAGGAGTGTCTTAGTCCGCGGCGGATTCGCGTGTGCGTTCAGGGCTACGGACGCGACGAGCTCGGGACGTCCCTGCAGAGACTGTCTCTGTGCGTCTATGGAGGCGGAGCCGTCACACACACTATCTCACACGGCTGCAGAGACTCGCTGGGTGACTCACACACGCTGCCCTCTAGTGACGGAGAGGAGCGAGAATACGTCACGCCTGATTGGTCGACGGAGGCGCAGGAAATTCCGTACGAGGAGGTCTGGACCAATCAGAGTTCTGGAGGTTTCGGGGTGACGTCTGAGAGTGCAGTGAAGGCGGAGCATAACCTAATATCCTTCCACTCCACTACTACGTCATTGGATGGAATGGTGGGCTCCACCCACGTCGCCATGGTGCAGATGGAGGCAGGAAGAGTGTCGAGAGTATCGACTCCACCTCCTGTCCCACCCAAATCTGAAGCT GTGAAAGAGGAGTGTCGTTTCTTAAATGCTCCTCCTGTTCCGCCCCGCTGTGCTAAAGGCCCCGCCCCCAGCTCTCCGGTCCCCACCCGCTTGCGTAAAGCTCCGCCCACACAAACACTCAACCCAAACCTCTCATTTTATTCCTCTGGACTgcaagaaag TTCTGCTCCTCGTAGTGGCAGCAACTCTCCATCACCAGACTCGTATTCCCTGTATTGTTACCCCTGCACCTGGGCTGACTGTGTGACCTCCGACCCCAGCGTGAGCCCTGATCCCGCCCAGCCCGCGCAAGCCTGTTGGTCCCACCCACGAGGAGGCGGGGCCTACACCTCCAACATCCTCAATACACCTCTGCTCAGTACAGACTCCGCCCATAAGAACTACTCCACCTGCCCTAGACCTCGGCCAGTGGCGCAAAACCGCTTTGCACCGTTTGGCGCCCTAAACCCCTTTGCCAATCCGGGACACACCCACGCCTCCTCCGATTGGCTCACCCCCACAGATAGGAACTCTCCCACTCTGATACCCGACCTCATTAGCTCCACCCCCAAGGAGCCTCAAGCCAATCAGGGAGGTTCAGAAGGCGGCCCTGAGACTCCACCCAGACCAGTCAAGAGTTTAGAGGAGGACACAGTCATCGCAGATCCCGCCTCTGGATCAGTCACCATGGTGAAGGGGGCAGAGGGCGGGGCCGGGTCATCTTGGCGACCCCCAGCAGAGCTGTGCTGGCTCTCGGTGGAGGAGGTTTCATCCAGTCTGCGGTTCATCGGCCTTTCGGACGACGTGATTGGTCTGTTCAGCCGAGAGAGGATCGACGGCTCTATTTTCACTCAGCTGACGGAGGAAATCTTGTCGGAGGACTTTAAACTCACAAAACTACATGTCAAAAAAATCATGCAGTTCATCAAGGGATGGAGACCCAAGATATGA